The Rosa rugosa chromosome 1, drRosRugo1.1, whole genome shotgun sequence genomic sequence TCATGCCATTATATTAGGAATAATCCTTTTGTAATAATATCCTTTTGTAATAGGATTTGATGTATCTGATGTATATATACTCTGTTCTTAGAGAAGAAATACAACAGAAAATCTCCCAATCCTCTCGTTCTTTCTGACTGAAACTTTCTTCAAATTGACTGGCTAAGAATCGGATGTCCTTGATGAGGGTTTTGAGACGCCATGGAGTGTTGCATTTTTTGTTGATAGCATCAATGATCAGCTTCAAGTCACCTTCGACAATGACTTTCATGAAGTTTTGAATTAGGGCATAGTACAAACCATCTCTTACTGCACTTCCTTCTGCAATGGGAAGTAACCAATAGCTCTGGAGCCAGCAAGGATAGGAGAAGCATCATGGTCTCTGAGAACGAAACCAGCAGCAGCTTTTTTGTTACTAAGAACCGATCCATCAAAATTGATCTTTATGACACCCCCAGGGGGGGCTCCGTCTGATTGCACCATAATGAACTGGAGCTTTGGGATAGCTAGCAGGATTATTGCATCTAAAATCAGCTTCCGAAGTAGCAGCAGCATGGACTACCATAGACGGGGTAGTAGTTGTTTGTCTGGAAGTGTAGTTGTTTCTTGCTCCccaagagaagaagaggtggtTTAAGTCTTCATCCCCTTGACAGCATAAAATGTCATTACTTGAGCAAAATCTAGCAATTCTTGTCTTGGTCTTAATCTTCCACATTGTGAAGTTGTAATGTTCTTTTACTGATAGTTGTAATGTTAGATATGTTGCCCTATAATTAATGCATTGCTCTTCTAATAAATTTAGAAATTAGAGCCTATCATAAATCAACAATGATGATGCGAGGAACATCGGCGACGTTGTAAACTAGCGTTGATTTTCCTCTTCCCATTCTTTCTTCGGTAGGTTTCCCCGTAATAGGGAGATCTGCGTAAACTCTTATCCGTATCTTACGATTTCTTTGGCTCATAGCATAATGGAATTGTCTGGCTGTAGCCCAACGCGCTGCTTCAATTGTGAAAGATGACCAGCTCTACAACTTTGAGTGTCATATCTTCCAAAACCAAGTTGTGTACCGTCTGATTCACAACCTTTGTGGCTTTTTGCCAAgacacaagtttcacaatgtaaagATGACTCCCCTAAGCGTCTATGCCATAATCAGACCTTTTTCAGCTTTTTAGAATTCAAAGTCAAAGTGGCTGGGAAATTCTTCCTCAGCTTCTCCCTGGCGTATCCTTGATCCAGTCCCCCTCAGATACCCCCTGCCGATAATTTTCCTGTTCAGAAGGTCCTGAAGCAAAACATACATAGGGAAAAATGTCACTCACAATGACTGAATTGCTTGTAAAAGGGTAAATTCTCAAGTATTTTGAATTCGATCCTCAGTAAAATTATAAAGGACACTCATTTATGATGTGATAAAGGTTCTTCTAATGTTAAAGGGCTATATAAGCACTCACGAATGGAAAAAAAGGTAGATTCAAAAAGTGAAATTTTCCCCAAAATTCGTGTGTTTATATTACAAGGAGTTTTGTCtcaaatggggagaaatttgaAGCGAGAGTCGAGACGTAATCTTTTGGAGAAATGAGGTTACTATGATTCACATAATCTGAATTGCTTGATAAAAGGCTAAATTCGTAAGTATTTTGAAGTCAATCCTCAGTGAAGTCATAAAACACAAGAATTTATGATGTTATAGAGGTTCTTCTAATGTTAAAGGGTCTATATAAACACTCACGAATCAAAAAGATGGTAGATTTAAAAAGTGAAATTTGCCCCAAAATTCGTGTAGCAAATGGAGTTTTGGCTCAAATGGGGCGAAATTTGAAGTGAGACTCAAAACgtaatcttttgaaaaaaattgaGCTGACTAATATTTCCATTAGACTGGCCAAACATGTCCCAGCCTTCAAAATTCACTAAATATCACGACAAGTTAACATTTAAATTGCTTGATAAAACCCAATACTCGTAAGTAATTTATTGCTAGatcttcaaaaaaaatataaagaacACGAATTTATGTTGTTGTAAAGGTTTCTATAATGTCAAGGGATCTATATAAGCACACATGAATGGAAAATATAGCAGATTTAGTAAGTGTAATTTTCCCCAAAACTCGTGTGTTATATGGTTTTTTGCTCAAATGGGGCGAAATTTGAAGCCAGAATCAAAACATAATCTTTTGGAAAGAAATCAGGTTACTGAGGTTCACATAAGACTGTTGAAACATGTCTCAGCCCTAAAAGTTCACTCAATACATAGAAAAGTATCGATTTGAATTGCTGGATAAAAGGCTAAATTCATAGTATTTTGAACTAAATCCTCGGTGAAGTCATAAAACACACGAATTTATGATGTTATAAAGGTTCTTCTAATGTTAAGGGGTATATAAACACTCACGAATGAAAAAAAACGATAGATTTAAAAAAGTGAATTTTGCCTCAAAATTCATGTGTTATAGCAAGGAGTTTTAGCTCAAATGCGAAGAAATTTGAAGCGAGTCAAAACGTAATATTTTGGAAAAATAAGGTTACCAAGATTCACACAAGACTGGTGAACATGTCTTAGGCTTTGAAATTCACTAAATACCTCAATACCTCGACAAGTGAACATTAGAAGCACGACCAAGTTTGGATCGGGTTGGCCCATGGACTAATATATCTCAGCCCGGCCCATCCTTAATCGTGCTCTCTGCCTAGCGATCCATTTACCATCTCTAATCTGCACATGTAAGGCTTGCGAAAATTGCCAACGCAGCGGGCAGAGGCAACTTTTAACAAGAAAATACCTAACGACCGCAGTTGCTGGTTTTGCTTCGGTGTTACATTTTGGTAGAACGTTTCCGTCAATGGCCTTTTATACCAAAGGCCTAGCATGCATTCCATGGAACAAACACAAGATTGATAAAAAGGTTAGTGTTGCCTAATTAGAGGAATTCATGTGAAACAATATCAAATGACAGAAAATGTAGTGGATTTGACACTATTTGTTATTTGGTGCATGTTTAAATTATGTGAAACTCCAATTATTATTCAGGAGGTCCTCTTGTGGTCTATTGTAATATTGGGTTTAGACATTATGTCCCTCCCTATGTATTCattagtttcattaattaaagcACAGCCGCGGACAGCCGCACagcccttatttcaaaaaaaaaataaaaaaaatatcaaatgaCAGAAATTGTATCCAGGCATAGTTCCCATGCTTCAGATGGCAAAGAAAAAGCCCAATCTAACATTATTTTCGTTGCCTATTCTCAAAAAGGGCGAACCCTCAATCCTAGTTAGAATCTTCAAATTCACCTGATCTAACTACAAAGATGTCTTTTGGAGGATGAGAGCAAAACCATCCCCATAAAACAAGACTAGTCAATATGGAAAAATTGGATACAGGATCCGGATGCAAAACAAACAATGCTCCCCACTTACTTGGAAGCAATTCAAGCTCCTATGTTTATTTAATTCCTatgacaaattttttttcagttttgacAAAAAGAGCTAATATGGCAGTTCATCCAGCAGTTCAGACCTTTGCAAGCTCTGAGGCAGCACCAGCAGCAGCTGCAGCAGCCGGAGGAGGAGTGACACCACCGGTGGTCGGCCTGAAAATATACCAAACTTGTGTATGAGTTAACAGCTCATTAACCAACTAACACAGAAAGCTATAGCTATGGATTCAGGAAGAAATGACTTACAGTCCAACAAAAACTTTGAATGCATCGTAGATACCCCACTGAGCTCCGGTAAGAGTTCCAATCATGACAATACGGAGGGGAAGCCCACGGGTAAACAGACCCAACACTCCAATCTTCTTCACAGCCTGCACacccaaaaacataaaaaagtcAAAACAAAATTAGCAAGATTATGTACTAGAACAACAATGATACAGTGACCATAACACTCACATCACCAACAGTTGCCCCTTTGGCATTGTTGAGAAAAGAGACAAGATTGTCAGCAGGGTGAGACACAATAGCACAGAAAACACCAGCCACATATCCACCAGCAAAACTCACACCCAGCTGCAAACTTTTGGAGCACTCATCTTTAGGTGTAGGGATGGCATATTTATAGATATTCTCCACAATAGCCTCAAAGGATGCAAACTTCATCATTGTGTCTGCGGTAAACAATAAGTAGATCAGTAATCATGACAAGCAAAATTTTGCTCAAGTATAAGCAAAGTGGAGCAAGAACCACAGttggatgaattttttttttttttttgcatttagCAAAGCTAGTTGCAGAACAAGTCTAACAGATGAAAACAAAAGTTTGAAAATTAGCCAGCCTTTTACAAAGTAAATCAGGACCAACTGATCGCTTCAAGCAGATCTACTAAATCAGTTAACTCTTATTAATTCATCATCGAATGGCAGCTCAAGTTATCTTCAACCATCCAACTTAGAATTAAACTTTCAATAACCTTAAGGACTTAATCTTTGGATCTTATTATTAAattgaaaacaagaacaaataagCCACCTGAACCTAATAAGAGAATGAAAGCAGAAAATACAAACTTCAGACTGGTGAACAGGACAATAAAAGTAAcaaatttctttattcaaatgACCACCCATCTGTTTACCAGGAACTGACTTTGTTACTATGCAAATAGCAAAAATATGCAAATTGTGTTTACAGAATGGcagttatatatatgtattgttgCCAACTTACATGGAATTTGGCGACCCCATAGAGGAACAATACCCTTGTACAACCTGCAATGGAAAATAATTCATATGTAAATCAAACTCACAGGAACTTGTAATTATAAAATAAAGCGATCTTCATATGTTTGTGTGTTATGCAGCTTATACACACGCAAATGATGTAAGAAACATACCCAAGTGCGCCTTCAGATTTGACAAACTTGGGAAGTCCATCTGACAAACCCCTGGCAAACCCAGGCTGAGTTTGTACCCTGACCTTCACTGCCTCAAAGGGGCATAGTGCAACATCTGCAATTACCTCAGCGGATGCAGAACCAGCAAGGTAGATCAAAGTCTTGTACTTGGCAGTAAACTCTGGTCCAGCAAGGTCAGAGTAGTACTTCTTGAAAAACTCATAGAACCCGAACTTGCAGGCACCTTGACCACTGTAACCAAGGAGGGTAGGCACCCATCCCTTGAAGAATCCTCTAACACCCTGCTCCTTGAACAGAATTCCAAAACCAGAAGAAATGCTTTTGTACTTTGTAGGATCAATCTGAAAATAATCAACAAATCAGATGGCCAATGTTGGTTAAATATCTACATCACccactatatatatagagataaaaGACAGAAAAGactaatgaaaagaa encodes the following:
- the LOC133726809 gene encoding mitochondrial phosphate carrier protein 3, mitochondrial; its protein translation is MDLTEKSSRQSLIPSFLYGSSSAKTFGLEQMLHASPSAAFNTNVEATGLVIPSPTEPSKKIEMYSPAFYAACTAGGIFSCGLTHMAVTPLDLVKCNMQIDPTKYKSISSGFGILFKEQGVRGFFKGWVPTLLGYSGQGACKFGFYEFFKKYYSDLAGPEFTAKYKTLIYLAGSASAEVIADVALCPFEAVKVRVQTQPGFARGLSDGLPKFVKSEGALGLYKGIVPLWGRQIPYTMMKFASFEAIVENIYKYAIPTPKDECSKSLQLGVSFAGGYVAGVFCAIVSHPADNLVSFLNNAKGATVGDAVKKIGVLGLFTRGLPLRIVMIGTLTGAQWGIYDAFKVFVGLPTTGGVTPPPAAAAAAGAASELAKV